The following coding sequences lie in one Maylandia zebra isolate NMK-2024a linkage group LG14, Mzebra_GT3a, whole genome shotgun sequence genomic window:
- the cep295 gene encoding centrosomal protein 295 isoform X1 yields MKRKVSRLRPSPNEEARMIREEQERRRKLRIQQVREQHRYIAQQIRQDVEQRRQYELQQLERELRKEWEQQQREKLQRLQRLYQESLQLLGQGHRNAKENEPDLAAIAQREEENHVKAEERYREALKELKSQRLKDHEKQNQVVNARKKALLAEKERSAKVASLPLPLPNPVQQNISPKKPRFVRRSDVSAFATTHYHMAKSTVDREVDINQPNAHEEAELHAKRQQDLETEEMRRREEQLEKARLRGRQALRKEQLMQDHERLLVELEHMQQTDLLRRRQQVSQMPPQIFQPLYKRQEMREDFQREMEFAFEDMYTGERRVKGDLVVQLAPEPLPAHSTTSQDQELDVTVDEITTPETENAQHDTEQEPGSTEQETSAEVVSQKPAPQRALKRLLDRIRSQRNQWIDHSSRSSAADSPTIIRDQIPERDMTIETGSLISGGKDEWTPTEPQEADRSPPASEKTPLPSSASDTQFPAALANRIQEFEEERKKREAELEREKQQQMFLLQELEDQKAKLEQMLLEAQQEKERLKAAVTQEETINQPEVPVHDHDVISITPNLANEVVPPADKDDHSKRIREYQQRLLEQNRIHQRVKVARQRLEEYQQALQIRYNMTATSLLPPVVPPGLAHPPPNSTQCVRHPGRLQAAPAPLHAPWGPLQAPLHPPLNTSHAPLHPPLQTPQAPLQAPPQAPLHPPLNTSHAPLHPPLQTPQAPPQAPPQAPPQAPPQAPPQAPPQAHAVPVYNHELPQTSEDVSTEESDTLTSPPILSGFSLSSKPLPDDVESDSDSLRYQRLNDTSWLTDSIMEKVTEHLPERMRPLSVTKEKLPCKRFTEHHSSSIPVQPSSEPFKVMKSTIAEVTAPLSGYALAEAEASRSTGSLSVGEDNMERQRQELQEAQRRVLEQREALMLQQRQQEEERRRQDLEMVQMRRQKETLQALINTDAQPVSRPDGETAVSENINQNRLQLLASLLKAIEESNGGTLSHLEDPQDRDSSSEQHPSNSSQTVQSDAAAGPGLTSVLHSGHLHPPRAAKPPVTRLRLGFLEMMTEQHELSAIQEVETPVDASQLAAVGPDNGVTVPSHIERWDQQEEYDSSMASDRTLQTTSEFSSGQKISERLSSSGTSSGRSSLWRERLLLTEAGASPESSISDSVPRKKSPLSSDSGRGADFSGPAVMSYRSPTESPNRPPGSDSFSSTTISTGSYITTDPEQNVNTGEEQPDKSVLHKRTDQQEGGADLQHVSCLSGESFCVKENSATGPPGLSVDSMFSDSSIQQIIDKYTRELDLSLSSAGKTDSEGSHMEEHSASVSQQSLFRVLERRGEDESSARRQSLLSDAAGTETRGLEVHNQVNPKVGEFSAGASLLVDDHEQDSFRPLIGQLADRSSCLVTEQRDSALEQLVGHPSAHSSMLGHSPGQLFSPSVGQDGWDSTLSRMIGRLSHQSSSHWLSGGRDLYAGHMMGRMETQQSTSWLDEAPDESQMRPLVGELDESAEQHSGSSGKRNRVTLGVSADIRVPSYPALPPEASSHSASVPAMSPHPQDPTTQNQTSSTDMDSGRAEEFAGSDSFHPLLAEVTQNETADLSITFHQPEHSVHNFPDVHPATRECSVTTPVEVISHSDLSSVESEPSPERLRTEEPNRSPAVSSTLHESFSQLITTQCHPQESVLIVSPTVRADVELTAEILSNLSMCDETPALGVSRVEERLGGADSISAEEIKCGHGPNLRNVSPVSDKILEAAKEKGILEQSEITLVSLTDSTLQDQESTSSEEEGAWVIKNPDGRGEEGQKGQEMEGAESTLIPEETPEYDSQTHPVTVLEFQWGPCRDQPDVNQQKLAALLQRSNHRVKEIKAKVALAKTQRELQVLPEGSEQAKANTCQPVTCNTKTKPEPLHKASTKSKGEQAPQQMEESGFIKQQKPPQLLPPVSDSEQKKLDDMKICTLEQRRRNLSKMHQRTQRLYEQLEEVKHRKASKSRQEDYAKNRLKAKEFHKKTLQKLRAKQTQQ; encoded by the exons ATGAAGAGAAAAGTGTCCAGATTAAGACCGAGTCCCAACGAAGAGGCTCGGATGATACGAGAGGAGCAGGAAAGGAGGAGAAAACTGCGGATACAGCAG GTGCGGGAGCAGCACCGGTACATTGCACAGCAGATCCGCCAAGATGTTGAGCAGAGGCGACAGTATGAGCTGCAACAACTTGAGCGGGAGCTGAGGAAGGAGTGGGAGCAACAGCAGAGGGAAAAGCTCCAGAGGCTGCAGAGGTTATACCAGGAGAGTCTCCAGCTGCTCGGCCAGGGGCACAGGAATGCAAAAGAAAAC GAACCCGACTTGGCAGCCATAGCtcagagggaggaggagaatCACGTCAAAGCAGAGGAGCGTTATCGAGAAGCGCTGAAGGAGCTCAAATCACAGAGGCTTAAAGACCATGAGAAGCAAAACCA AGTTGTCAATGCCAGGAAGAAGGCATTACTGGCAGAAAAGGAAAGATCAGCAAAGGTGGCTAGCCTTCCACTGCCTCTCCCAAACCCTGTTCAG CAGAACATCAGTCCCAAAAAGCCACGTTTCGTAAGGAGATCGGATGTGAGTGCTTTCGCTACCACACATTACCACATGGCCAAGAGTACAGTGGACAGAGAGGTGGACATAAACCAG CCAAATGCCCACGAGGAAGCTGAGCTACATGCGAAAAGACAGCAGGACTTGGAGACAGAGGAAATGAGGAGGAGAGAAGAGCAGCTGGAGAAGGCTCGTCTCAGAGGGAGGCAGGCTCTGAGGAAGGAACAGCTCATGCAG GATCATGAGCGTTTGTTGGTTGAACTGGAACACATGCAGCAGACAGATCTGCtcaggaggaggcagcaggtgTCGCAGATGCCTCCTCAGATCTTCCAGCCTCTCTATAAGAGACAGGAAATGAGAGAAGACTTCCAGAGGGAGATGGAGTTCGCCTTTGAGGACATGTACACTGGAGAGAGGA GGGTTAAAGGTGACCTGGTGGTCCAGCTGGCACCTGAGCCTCTTCCAGCCCACTCCACAACCAGCCAAGATCAAGAGCTGGATGTCACAGTGGATGAAATCACAACAcctgaaacagaaaatgcacaacatgacACAGAGCAGGAACCTGGAAGCACTGAGCAGGAAACATCAGCTGAAG tGGTTTCCCAGAAACCTGCTCCTCAACGGGCATTGAAGAGGCTCCTGGATCGTATCAGGAGCCAAAGGAACCAGTGGATTGACCACAGCAGTCGCAGCTCTGCTGCTGATTCCCCAACGATCATCCGAGATCAGATCCCAGAGCGTGACATGACGATTGAAACAGGCTCTCTGATCAGCGGAGGAAAAGACGAATGGACCCCCACCGAGCCCCAGGAGGCTGACCGGTCTCCACCAG CATCAGAGAAAACGCCGCTGCCATCATCAGCTTCAGATACTCAGTTTCCTGCTGCTCTGGCCAATAGAATCCAAGAGTTTGAAGAAGAGCGAAAGAAACGG GAAGCGGAGCTTGAAAgggagaagcagcagcagatgttTTTGCTGCAGGAGCTGGAAGACCAGAAGGCCAAGTTGGAGCAGATGCTGCTTGAAGCTCAGCAGGAGAAAGAACGACTGAAGGCTGCCGTGACCCAGGAAGAAACCATTAACCAACCAGAAGTGCCAGTCCATGACCACGATGTCATCTCTATCACCCCTAATTTAGCCAATGAGGTAG TTCCTCCTGCAGATAAGGACGACCATAGCAAAAGGATCAGAGAATACCAGCAGCGGTTGTTAGAGCAAAACAG aaTCCACCAAAGAGTGAAAGTGGCTCGCCAGCGCCTGGAGGAATACCAACAAGCTCTACAGATTCGTTACAACATGACTGCCACTTCATTACTACCTCCTGTTGTGCCTCCAGGCCTTGCTCATCCACCTCCAAACAGTACACAGTGTGTTCGTCATCCAGGTCGTCTGCAAGCTGCGCCGGCTCCTCTCCACGCTCCCTGGGGCCCTTTGCAGGCTCCTCTCCATCCCCCGCTGAATACTTCCCATGCTCCTCTCCACCCCCCTCTGCAGACTCCCCAGGCTCCTCTCCAGGCTCCTCCCCAGGCTCCTCTCCATCCCCCGCTGAATACTTCCCATGCTCCTCTCCACCCCCCTCTGCAGACTCCCCAGGCTCCTCCCCAGGCTCCTCCCCAGGCTCCTCCCCAGGCTCCTCCCCAGGCTCCTCCCCAGGCTCCTCCCCAGGCTCATGCAGTGCCTGTGTATAATCATGAATTGCCACAAACCTCTGAGGATGTTTCCACAGAAGAATCTGACACATTAACGTCCCCTCCGATCCTATCTGGTTTTAGTCTGTCTTCCAAACCGCTGCCAGATGATGTTGAATCTGACTCAGACAGTCTGAGATACCAGAGACTAAATGACACGTCTTGGCTGACTGACAGCATAATGGAGAAAGTAACAGAGCACCTTCCAGAGAGAATGAGACCGCTGTCAGTCACCAAAGAGAAGCTGCCTTGTAAACGATTCACAGAACATCACTCTAGCAGCATCCCAGTGCAGCCATCCTCTGAACCCTTCAAAGTCATGAAATCGACCATCGCAGAGGTTACAGCTCCACTTTCAGGTTATGCTCTGGCTGAGGCAGAGGCCTCTCGGAGCACTGGATCCCTGAGCGTTGGAGAGGACAACATGGAGAGACAAAGACAAGAGTTGCAGGAGGCCCAGAGGCGAGTACTAGAGCAGAGGGAGGCACTGATGCTGCAGCAAAGGcaacaggaagaggagaggCGGAGACAGGACTTGGAGATGGTGCAGATGAGGAGACAAAAGGAGACATTGCAGGCTCTGATTAATACCGATGCACAA CCAGTTTCTCGGCCTGATGGTGAAACTGCGGTTTCGGAGAACATTAATCAGAATCGCCTCCAGTTACTTGCATCCCTGCTCAAGGCCATAGAGGAGTCTAATGGAGGAACTTTATCACACCTAGAGGACCCTCAAGATCGCGACAGCTCCTCTGAACAACATCCATCCAACAGCAGTCAAACAG TTCAGAGTGATGCTGCTGCCGGACCTGGCCTGACATCAGTCCTCCACTCAGGACACCTCCACCCTCCACGAGCAGCAAAGCCCCCTGTGACACGCCTCAGGCTGGGCTTCTTGGAGATGATGACTGAACAGCACGAGCTCAGTGCTATTCAAGAGGTGGAGACTCCGGTCGATGCCAGCCAACTCGCag ctGTAGGCCCAGACAATGGTGTGACAGTTCCTTCACACATTGAACGCTGGGATCAGCAGGAGGAGTACGACTCCTCTATGGCTTCTGACAGGACTCTGCAGACAACCTCGGAGTTCAGCAGTGGACAGAAGATCTCTGAAAGATTATCCAGCTCAGGGACAAGTTCAGGGAGATCCAGCCTCTGGAGAGAGAGACTGCTACTGACAGAGGCAGGAGCATCTCCAGAATCCTCCATCTCTG ATTCAGTCCCAAGAAAAAAGTCCCCCCTTTCCTCAGACTCTGGGAGAGGAGCAGATTTCTCTGGTCCTGCAGTGATGAGCTACAGATCCCCCACAGAG TCTCCAAACAGGCCTCCTGGGTCTGACAGCTTCTCTTCTACTACCATCTCCACCGGAAGCTACATAACTACTGACCCAGAGCAGAATGTAAACACCGGTGAGGAACAGCCAG atAAATCTGTCCTCCATAAACGCACTGATCAACAAGAAGGTGGAGCAGATTTACAACACGTCTCCTGTCTGTCTGGTGAGAGCTTCTGTGTTAAGGAAAACTCAGCGACTGGCCCTCCTGGTCTGTCTGTGGACTCGATGTTCAGTGACAGCAGTATCCAACAAATTATAGACAAATATACACGGGAACTTGACCTCTCCCTCAGctctgctgggaaaacag ACAGTGAAGGCTCACATATGGAAGAACACAGCGCTTCGGTCTCTCAGCAGTCTTTGTTTCGAGTCTTGGAGAGAAGAGGGGAGGATGAAAGCTCTGCACGACGCCAGTCTCTTCTCTCAGACGCAGCAGGAACGGAGACGAGAGGCCTG GAAGTGCACAATCAAGTGAATCCCAAAGTGGGCGAGTTCTCTGCTGGAGCCTCATTACTGGTTGACGATCATGAGCAGGATTCTTTCCGGCCTCTGATTGGTCAGCTGGCAGACCGGTCATCCTGCCTCGTTACCGAGCAGAGGGATTCGGCCCTGGAGCAGCTTGTTGGTCATCCGTCAGCTCACTCATCAATGCTTGGTCACTCTCCGGGCCAGCTGTTCTCCCCAAGTGTGGGTCAAGATGGATGGGATTCCACACTGAGTCGGATGATTGGTCGGCTCTCCCATCAGTCCAGCTCTCACTGGTTGAGCGGCGGGCGAGACCTTTATGCAGGTCATATGATGGGTCGGATGGAGACGCAGCAGTCGACCTCATGGTTAGATGAAGCTCCCGATGAGAGCCAGATGAGACCCCTGGTAGGAGAGCTGGACGAGTCTGCAGAACAGCACAGTGGAAGCTCAG GTAAAAGAAATCGTGTGACTCTTGGTGTCTCAGCTGACATCCGGGTCCCATCATATCCAGCGCTGCCTCCCGAGGCCTCATCACACAGTGCCTCTGTCCCAGCTATGAGCCCACATCCACAGGATCCGACAACACAGAATCAAACCAGTTCAACAGACATGGACTCAGGCAGAGCTGAAG AGTTTGCAGGTTCAGATTCATTCCACCCCCTTTTGGCAGAGGTCACCCAAAACGAAACAGCAGACCTCTCCATCACCTTTCACCAGCCTGAGCACAGCGTGCACAATTTTCCTGACGTGCATCCAGCCACCAGGGAATGCAGTGTTACCACACCTGTAGAGGTCATTTCGCACTCTGATCTTTCTTCTGTGGAGTCCGAGCCATCACCAGAGCGTCTTCGAACGGAGGAGCCAAACCGCAGCCCCGCAGTTTCCTCCACCTTACATGAATCCTTCTCCCAGCTCATTACCACCCAATGCCATCCCCAGGAGTCTGTTCTGATAGTATCTCCCACCGTGAGGGCAGATGTTGAGCTAACAGCTGAGATTCTGTCAAATTTATCCATGTGTGATGAGACACCTGCTTTGGGTGTGTCACGGGTAGAGGAAAGGCTTGGAGGCGCGGATTCAATCAGTGCCGAAGAGATCAAGTGTGGTCACGGTCCaaatctgaggaatgtttctcCTGTCTCTGATAAGATACTG GAAGCAGCCAAAGAGAAGGGGATCCTGGAGCAGTCTGAGATCACACTGGTGAGCCTGACAGACTCTACACTGCAGGACCAGGAGTCCACCAgctcagaggaagagggagCTTGGGTAATCAAGAATCCAGATGGAAGGGGTGAGGAAGGGCAGAAAGGCCAAGAGATGGAG GGTGCAGAATCTACGTTGATACCTGAGGAGACTCCAGAGTACGACAGCCAAACACATCCAG TGACAGTCCTAGAGTTTCAGTGGGGTCCGTGCAGAGACCAGCCAGATGTCAACCAGCAGAAACTTGCAGCTCTGCTTCAGAGATCCAACCACAGGGTGAAGGAAATCAAGGCCAAAGTTGCTCTTGCTAAAACTCAACGTGAGCTCCAAGTGCTACCAGAAGGAAGTGAGCAAGCTAAAGCGAACACATGTCAACCAGTGACCTGTAACACAAAAACTAAACCAGAACCTCTACACAAGGCCAGTACAAAGTCAAAGGGAGAACAGGCCCCACAACAGATGGAGGAATCTGGTTTCATCAAGCAGCAGAAACCCCcccagcttcttccaccag TGAGTGATTCCGAACAGAAGAAGCTGGATGACATGAAGATCTGCACGCTGGAGCAAAGGAGACGTAATCTTTCCAAGATGCACCAGAGAACTCAAAG GCTGTATgagcagctggaggaggtgaAGCATCGGAAAGCCTCGAAGAGTCGACAGGAAGATTATGcaaaaaacagactgaaagctAAGGAGTTCCACAAG AAAACCTTACAGAAGCTTCGTGCCAAGCAGACCCAACAGTGA